The sequence ctcaattttgaggggttttggtgaagatttagacttggttttggctgaatttcagattgaaactcgaagaagaagaagaaaaagaagaattgcagcaattgtagataaattgtagaaaaattatagataaattgtagactgttttttgcagaagatttgtagaagttttagtcgtttttgatttgtgaaaacagaaaacaaagcatctacaatcagaatacaaataatctacaatttatctacaaaatatctacaaactgggtacattgaattttaatatcccaattcccattcaattgtagcttaattggtattttcgacataattgcattttttgcagaagattttgtaggagttttagtcgttttggatttgtgaaaacagaaacaatgcatctacaatcaaaatacaaataatctacaatttatctacaaaatatctacaaactgggtacattgaatttttatatcccaattcccatccaattgtagcataattgtgatttttgacataattgcgttttttcaAAAGATTTGTAGGAGTTTTAGccgttttttatttgtgaaaacagaaaataatgcatctacaatcagaatacaaataatctacaatttatctacaatttctacaatatgtcttcttcttcttcttctccgagtttcaatctgaaatgcagtcaaaaccaagtctaatcttcaccaaaacccctcaaaattgagatataaactccaaatcatatttccgattattttcaacaacactcaatccaaacaaataatgatttttgaaaacccaattttgaattcaaagttttcaagctttttaatggctatcaatggtgaAAAATATCTAGAAGAATATTTACTTCCATAATTGTAGCGCGCCTAAATAGGAATATCTGGAAGAATATGATTTGATCTGATTTACGCCAAATCTTTTTAGAATATTCTGTTTCTCAATTTTAGCACGACGAATTAGGAATATTCAGGTACTATTAATTAGTATTTAATAATTGGTATAATAACTGTAGAAAAAATGTGGACAGAGCGGGTAAGTTAGAAACTATGCACATTTTttgtaataaggtttcatatatggtataggaaaGAAAAAATCTCTATTCTCAATCTGTGGGACTTTTCAGCCTGAATTCagatttagtgggcgtttggacataagaattgtaaaattctgaaaaagtgaattttttttcaaCTGGAAATAACATTTGAAAAtaagagttgtgtttggacataaatataattttgggttgttttttaatttttatgagtgatctgagtgaaaattttgaaaaataactttttggagtttttcaaattttcgagaaattccaaaattcatcttcaagtgaaaattgcaaatttatggtcaaacaataatttcgaaaaaagtaaaaaaaattcaaaaaaaagtgaaattttttatagCCAAACGGActcttagagcccgtttggacataagaatttttcccttttttcaaaaaaaattcacttttttttaaatcagcgtttgttcataataATTCTAATTTTTACTTGAATATGCgttttggaaatttttaaaaatttaaaaaattccaaaaaattgttttttaaaattCTCGCTCAAATTaatcacaaaacttcaaaaataacctaaaattatattaatgtccaaacacaaatctaaatttcaaattttaggattgttatgtccaaacgcccacttataGCATGCGGGTACTAAATATTAGgcggaaaaaagaaaggaaaaagaactCAAAAGAGGAACAGTTTCGTCTTGTTTACCACTGTCAGCCATTTCAAGTTTTCTGCAGCCAAAAACCTCTCAAATTTTCCTTTAACAAATCTCAACAATTTCCCATTTCCAGAGTTCTCCAGCTACGAAATTCATCTTTCCAACTACATGAACCCTAAttcaactctctctctctcacacacacacacagtgctTCTGCACATACGGAAATGATCGATGGTTATGATCATGATGCATCAGCATCACCATCACCATCACCATCAGTCCACTGCACCCTCACCACACCCAATCAATCCCACTCCTCCACCCACTCTTAGATCCCCCAACACTGCTACTACTCAATTTCCTTCACCTTCACCACTTTCTTTAGGTCGGGACCATGTAATTGGGCCGCCTGGGGTAGAACTTGGGCTGCCGCCTTTGGCCCGTGTTAAGCTCTCCGATATTGCACCTTACGATGGAGCTCCGGTTGGGCCTTATTTGCGGGCCGTGGAGGCCCTCTCAGGATCGCTTATGCGGCATAACGCGGCCGTGATTGAGCTCGGCAGTGAAGGCACGGCGGTCCTACGGTGTGGGCTGGAGTCAGTCAGGTATTTTTTTAAGACGAGGGCGGTAGCTCAGAATGGTGGGGCCGGCACTGGTAGCAAGAGTGGTCGTGGGGTTTATATATACAGGGCAGGAAGGTAAAGACTAGAAGCAAATGTAATTCTTCTTAATTGTGTTTAAATTATATACCCCGTCAGTACAATGTTGGAAGAATATGAATATCGAGGAGAGATCTCCATGATGTATCTAAAAACCAATGTAGTGAAAACTGTAGAAAATATATCCATTTTTACTTGCTCGAAACGATAGAAAGTACCTAAACCCATGGACTGTTAGCTTGCGACACAGTTCAGCAGTTCCCCTATGCTGAACTCAACGATTTAAAGGTTTCCTCTATTTGAATTTGAGTACTTTCTTGCTATTTCTAAGACTGTCTAGTTTGATTTTGTTAGTCTCAAACTTCTCCTCAAATTTAAGGTTAGATGTTAGAAGCTTTTCCTTATGGGATTAAAGATTTGATAATCAGCTTCTTACGTGTTAGGCCTTTAGAAGACATGGACTCTTCTCCCCCATGCATGACTGAAGTTTTCCGTTGCATGGGAAGGGCAGCTCGTGCTTCTTTAAGTGCAATCGCAAGGCACCTTCGTTTGCGAAGCGAGTAAGGAACTTTGTTTAGGCTTTATCATATCATTCAAATCCTCTTTATGTCTAAAATGTGATTCTGACCAAACACGTCGTGCTCTGCAGTGTTTTCGATCACTTGCTTGATGATAATCCGTTGCCCATTAATGAGGCCTCTTCGTCcgttcttgttgcaaccttctccAGTACCACCTCTCAAAATGGGAAGGGAGCTATTGGTGGAGGGAAGCAAGTCACAAATGGTGAAGTAGAGAAGGGGCTGTTGACACTAATTTCATCTGATGCTTCTGGTCTTCAGGTATTCCTGTTAATTCCAGATCTTtagtttgagttttggattgTGCATAGCTTCCAACTAATACATTATGACTTCTTTTCTGACTCCTCGTTATAAAACACTTCTTTTCTGGATTCTTTGTGCCATCAatcattttccttgtttgtttctTCTTTATCCCTAGGTTTGTGATCCAAATGGTCGTTGGTATCTAGCAGATAGTGGCTTGAGTCCTGGGGATTTACTATTGCTTACTGGTAAGGCTCTCAGCCATGCTACCGCCGGCCTTCGTCCTGCAGCTTTATACAGGGGTGCAGCTGATAACTATGTGGGCACTGCTTGTGGTGGAAGGTAGTGACATTGGTTGTAGAGATTTTAAGTTGTTGCTAGGGGAATTTTCTGTTTTACTCAATTACTGAGCTGTACAGCTACATCTTGTAGGACATCACTGGCGTTTAGGCTTATACCTCAGAGCAATGCGATACTGGATTGTTCTCCGATTGCAGCTGCTGGTCATGTTATTCCTCAGAGCTACGTGCCAATTTCTGTAAGCCAGTTTATGGATGACCTTTCTGCCGAGGAAGACATGCTTAGCAATACTGATAATGCTTATGTAAGTAGTATTTCTTTACATATGATCAAATTGTTTTTCTTGAAGTTAATGGCACAGCAAAAAGCCTTTTTCTGCTAAGTTTTAATGCTGTGGGGTCTGTTTTGGTTTTGTGCTGAGTAAATTTCAATTTAGATGGACTTGAAGTAAGCTATGGATTTACATCCGCATGAAGCtttaaatgtaaaaaaaaaatcaatatagATGCGAGTGCCTCATAATCAAAatctcttcctttttttcttatCAACTTTTTTTTTCCCGATCAGTGCACAAAATATCTCTTTAACATGGCAAAAGCCAGCAATAAGATGGTGTTGGTCAGTGCAAAACACccttaaacaatcatttttctccCTGTAATTGACTACTGACATCAATGAAACTATGTTCATCGTCTGCATCTATTAATTTACACCAGCAGAGAGCTAGAACATTATGGGACTTTTTCAGCAACTGTAAGTGTGGCTTTCCTTTGAAAGCACCGCTGGTTCTTTCTCTCCCTAGCACCAAGCATACCACAAGAATGATAATCCACTGCTCGTTCATCCCATTCATGATGTTGTAACCAGTCCAtcctcaaaaagtttcttttacAGTGCTACTCAGTACATCCCAAAGAAGTTTAAAAACAGTTGTCTTCACAGCTTCATTACACATGAGCCTCTAGTATTAAGCATGCTTCATGTGTAGTCACTCAGCAAAAACATGACACTTTCTAGGGGGCTTTTGTCTCCCAACTCACTTTTTTCTCTTTCAACGTCTCTCTCCTTATGCATGCTGGGCATGGggacacttttttttttttttttttttgataaggtaaagtGTATAAatcaaaagggagaaaactcccgtatacaagaagtataccaaaaagtcTCTCATGCTACATATGTAGCTTTATTTGGACGAATATTCTTCCTTGGATAATAATCggatgaaaatttgaaatatattttgtGATGGGTATAAATCACTGGAAGATTGGAAGTCTTTGTTTGCTGATCAATTCCACATGAACTGGAGGATGAATATCTTCATTTGAGTTCAACATGAAGAGACATCTCATTCTAGGAGAAGAGAAGACATCTCATTCGAGGTCAAGAGAAACATGTGGCTCGAGACAATCTTAAAAAAGGAAATATCAATTCATAAGTTCTAAATTTGTCTATTTCTTTACATACTAGGCCTGGGATAACCTTCTCTTTTGATATGGATGAAGCTTCAGTTGGATATACTCTTCCGTACCGTACATAACATGTGTTTAATTGCataaaaaagtgatttttttccTTGTGATGCAAATAAAAGCACTTGATGTTAGATATTCTTTACGGTCATTGCATACCACATGAATTGGACAATGGATATCTTGATCTGCATACAACATAAGAAGACATCTCATTCTTTGTCTGGATCAGCAGGTCACTCGAGACAATCTAAATAAGGAACCATCACTCAGAAGTGTTCTTTCGGATCCTTTATCGTAAGTTTTATTTTGTCTTGTGGACTTTTCCCCTTCTTTTCTGGTTAGATATAGCAGCATATTTACTGTTTGAGTAAATAAAAAATCTTATACTTGCTCAGTCTCAAATTTTTAACATAGTAAATGGACATCCTTTGCTTCCATTTATAGCAAGAAGTTCAACAAACACTTCTCTAGTCTACTAAAGTTTCCTAGTTTGACTAAAGGTTAAACAGAAGTTTTCAAGTTTATatttcttcaaaaatattcaaaaaataacGCTAGACAacattatcaaaaaaataaaaataaaaaggaagaaaataatgCTAGAtaactatttttgttttttatgtgATAAAGTCATTTTAGTAATAAACAGTACCAGGAGGGTACTGTAGATAGTACAATATCAGGACTTATTCTCCACTAAAAATTAGAGTCTAACAAGTCCATAATCTCTGCCCTTAAAGAAATCCATAATCTCTGTCATGCTAATTACAGAGTCTCCCTTGTCAAATTTTGTGAACATCTATATTTTACAAAAGAAATATATGGAAGACAATTCCTCCATGCATCATATGGACAGTCTGGCTAGAGAGGGATAGGGGATGTTTGAAGGAAAAAAATGCTAGACATCTGTAAACCTAACAGAGACATAACATTACCGCGTAGATGCCTTATACTTGCAAACAGAACCACTAAGATGATCTGAAGAGTTGGAATGCCCTCTATAAATGGTATTCTTATAACAAAAGCGATTTGGTTACAGGAGCTATGAGCTATTGAACAAACATGCACGACTCTATGGAGCTGAGCTAGTTCAATAGAAAAGTATTTTATGGTTGAAATATTTACAGATACCTTtgttactctagatcatgtggagTTAATAAAGAGGTATAACAAAGTCCAAGTTACTTGCAGCTCACACCCATTACCCCCAAGAACGGAAAAACAGTAAG is a genomic window of Nicotiana tabacum cultivar K326 chromosome 16, ASM71507v2, whole genome shotgun sequence containing:
- the LOC107823536 gene encoding uncharacterized protein LOC107823536 isoform X2, which translates into the protein MVMIMMHQHHHHHHHQSTAPSPHPINPTPPPTLRSPNTATTQFPSPSPLSLGRDHVIGPPGVELGLPPLARVKLSDIAPYDGAPVGPYLRAVEALSGSLMRHNAAVIELGSEGTAVLRCGLESVRYFFKTRAVAQNGGAGTGSKSGRGVYIYRAGRPLEDMDSSPPCMTEVFRCMGRAARASLSAIARHLRLRSDVFDHLLDDNPLPINEASSSVLVATFSSTTSQNGKGAIGGGKQVTNGEVEKGLLTLISSDASGLQVCDPNGRWYLADSGLSPGDLLLLTGKALSHATAGLRPAALYRGAADNYVGTACGGRTSLAFRLIPQSNAILDCSPIAAAGHVIPQSYVPISVSQFMDDLSAEEDMLSNTDNAYVTRDNLNKEPSLRSVLSDPLSGAFLEDAMFVSCGHSFGGLMLKRVIDMARCTLCNAEIERGSLIPNLVLRAAAAAVKHEDDRRLFHNAALRKRRKEVGDNRENGEVPSENGPHKGVQYPYSVNEKVVIRGNRRTPDKFVGKEAVITSQCLNGWYLLKIIDSGENVRLQYRSLRKIGPSQEADERCQSQTVQNSS
- the LOC107823536 gene encoding uncharacterized protein LOC107823536 isoform X1; amino-acid sequence: MVMIMMHQHHHHHHHQSTAPSPHPINPTPPPTLRSPNTATTQFPSPSPLSLGRDHVIGPPGVELGLPPLARVKLSDIAPYDGAPVGPYLRAVEALSGSLMRHNAAVIELGSEGTAVLRCGLESVRYFFKTRAVAQNGGAGTGSKSGRGVYIYRAGRPLEDMDSSPPCMTEVFRCMGRAARASLSAIARHLRLRSDVFDHLLDDNPLPINEASSSVLVATFSSTTSQNGKGAIGGGKQVTNGEVEKGLLTLISSDASGLQVCDPNGRWYLADSGLSPGDLLLLTGKALSHATAGLRPAALYRGAADNYVGTACGGRTSLAFRLIPQSNAILDCSPIAAAGHVIPQSYVPISVSQFMDDLSAEEDMLSNTDNAYQVTRDNLNKEPSLRSVLSDPLSGAFLEDAMFVSCGHSFGGLMLKRVIDMARCTLCNAEIERGSLIPNLVLRAAAAAVKHEDDRRLFHNAALRKRRKEVGDNRENGEVPSENGPHKGVQYPYSVNEKVVIRGNRRTPDKFVGKEAVITSQCLNGWYLLKIIDSGENVRLQYRSLRKIGPSQEADERCQSQTVQNSS